A DNA window from Undibacterium sp. YM2 contains the following coding sequences:
- a CDS encoding N-acetylmuramoyl-L-alanine amidase: MSRITQVRPESVNAEKPESTPGTATGAATSTIARTQKRRVLLKAGGTLLLSVLAPAARAAQILAVRVWPAEDYTRVTLENDSELKTNHFVLKDPYRLFVDIEGLELNAKLKELVAKIKSNDPYIKQVRVGQNRPNVVRLVFDLKEEVSPQVFTLPPVGNYKHRLVFDLYPANPTDPLAALIEKGEWNKEPGAINQAPVATANPADILAGKTEPKVEPKPEIKLDPQPEIKPGAPAIEKQEKPVQLTRMITIAIDPGHGGEDPGAIGRGGSREKDVVLAIAKRLKAKIEQHPNMRVMLTRDSDYFVPLNVRVQKARAVQADLFMSVHADAFVNSSARGSSVFILSEKGASSTAARWLADKENAADLIGGVNIKTHDKQLASVLLDLSTTAQINDSLKLGKVVLSEISGINRLHKGSVEQAGFAVLKAPDIPSILIETAFISNPEEEAKLTDNAYQDQLADAVMKGIKKYFSKNPPLAKNRMT; this comes from the coding sequence ATGTCTCGCATCACTCAAGTTCGCCCCGAATCTGTAAACGCTGAAAAGCCTGAAAGTACGCCAGGTACTGCCACTGGTGCTGCCACCAGTACTATAGCGCGCACCCAAAAACGCCGCGTCCTGCTCAAGGCAGGCGGTACCCTGCTGCTCTCAGTCCTGGCACCTGCTGCCAGGGCGGCACAGATACTAGCCGTGCGCGTCTGGCCGGCAGAAGACTATACCCGCGTTACGCTGGAAAATGACAGTGAGCTCAAAACCAATCATTTTGTGCTGAAAGACCCGTATCGCCTGTTTGTCGATATCGAAGGCCTGGAGCTCAATGCCAAGCTCAAGGAACTGGTCGCCAAGATCAAGTCGAATGACCCCTACATCAAACAAGTGCGCGTGGGCCAGAACCGCCCCAACGTCGTGCGTCTGGTGTTCGACCTCAAAGAAGAAGTCAGCCCGCAGGTATTTACCCTGCCACCAGTGGGTAATTACAAGCACAGGCTGGTATTCGATCTTTACCCTGCCAATCCAACAGACCCGCTCGCGGCCTTGATAGAAAAAGGCGAATGGAACAAGGAACCCGGTGCCATCAACCAGGCACCGGTAGCTACGGCAAACCCTGCCGATATACTCGCGGGCAAAACCGAACCCAAAGTGGAGCCCAAGCCAGAAATCAAGCTCGATCCGCAACCAGAAATCAAACCCGGTGCGCCAGCCATAGAAAAGCAGGAAAAACCGGTACAGCTGACGCGCATGATCACCATCGCCATCGACCCTGGTCATGGCGGTGAAGACCCAGGTGCCATAGGCCGTGGCGGCAGCCGTGAAAAAGATGTGGTGCTGGCGATTGCCAAACGCCTCAAGGCCAAGATAGAGCAGCATCCCAATATGCGCGTCATGCTGACCCGCGATTCAGATTACTTTGTGCCGCTGAATGTCCGGGTACAAAAAGCCCGCGCCGTGCAGGCTGATCTGTTCATGTCCGTGCATGCAGATGCCTTTGTCAATTCCAGCGCACGCGGTTCATCGGTATTTATCCTGTCAGAAAAAGGGGCGAGCTCGACCGCCGCCCGCTGGCTGGCAGATAAAGAAAATGCTGCCGACCTCATCGGTGGCGTCAATATCAAGACCCATGACAAGCAGTTGGCCAGCGTCTTGCTCGATTTATCAACGACGGCGCAAATCAATGACAGCCTCAAGCTGGGCAAGGTCGTGCTTAGTGAAATCAGCGGCATCAACAGATTGCACAAGGGCTCAGTTGAACAGGCTGGCTTTGCCGTATTAAAAGCACCTGACATTCCCAGCATCTTGATAGAAACCGCCTTCATCTCCAACCCGGAAGAAGAAGCCAAGCTGACCGACAATGCCTACCAGGATCAACTGGCAGATGCAGTCATGAAGGGTATCAAGAAATATTTTTCCAAGAACCCGCCGCTGGCTAAAAACCGTATGACCTGA
- the tsaE gene encoding tRNA (adenosine(37)-N6)-threonylcarbamoyltransferase complex ATPase subunit type 1 TsaE, producing MSHYKTTLADEAATQALGKCLAHALTPGMSIFLHGDLGAGKTALTRAMIHAAGHSGNVKSPTYTLAEPYQVSIKGQAVTIMHFDLYRMISADEFAEAGFREEFNDSNICVVEWPEKADGVLPEPDLNVFLHVAGDGREVELHALSAKGIACLASLKFAPNL from the coding sequence ATGTCACATTATAAGACCACACTCGCCGATGAAGCAGCTACCCAGGCGCTGGGCAAATGCCTGGCGCATGCGCTGACACCGGGCATGAGTATCTTTTTGCATGGCGACCTCGGTGCAGGCAAGACTGCCCTGACCCGTGCCATGATCCATGCCGCAGGCCATAGCGGCAACGTCAAAAGCCCTACGTATACCCTGGCCGAACCTTACCAGGTCAGCATCAAGGGCCAGGCTGTCACCATCATGCATTTTGACCTGTATCGCATGATCAGTGCAGATGAATTTGCCGAGGCAGGCTTCAGGGAAGAGTTTAATGACAGCAATATCTGCGTCGTTGAATGGCCAGAAAAAGCCGACGGCGTGCTGCCAGAACCCGATTTGAATGTATTTTTGCACGTCGCCGGTGACGGTCGTGAGGTAGAATTGCACGCGTTGTCTGCTAAAGGTATCGCATGTCTCGCATCACTCAAGTTCGCCCCGAATCTGTAA
- the queG gene encoding tRNA epoxyqueuosine(34) reductase QueG: MSLDSTALADLAGQIRLWGKELGFAELRIGDVDLSHIEGSFEAWLDAGYHGEMAYMASHGTKRTRPAELVPGTVRVISARMNYLPKTESWRAEEQGQAADKAVISLYARGRDYHKVLRTRLQQLAERIEKAIGPFGYRVFTDSAPVMEVALAAKAGLGWRGKHSLLLSREAGSMFFLGEILIDIPLPVDEPVGQHCGQCSACMDVCPTKAIVAPYTVDARLCVSYLTIELHGSVPVELRPLIGNRVYGCDDCQLVCPWNKFAQAAAVDDFSVRNGLDNARMVHLFAWTEEQFLRMLEGSPIRRIGHERWLRNIAVGLGNAAVSMRGDAEIVAALQARLGHPSEMVREHVLWALKQHGN; encoded by the coding sequence GTGAGTCTGGACAGCACAGCCCTGGCCGACCTGGCAGGGCAAATACGCCTGTGGGGCAAGGAGCTGGGCTTTGCCGAGTTGCGCATAGGTGACGTCGATCTGTCACATATAGAAGGCAGCTTCGAGGCCTGGCTGGATGCTGGTTACCACGGCGAAATGGCCTACATGGCCAGCCATGGTACCAAACGCACCCGTCCGGCGGAGCTGGTGCCAGGCACGGTCAGGGTGATTTCTGCCCGCATGAACTATCTGCCCAAGACAGAAAGCTGGCGTGCCGAAGAGCAGGGGCAGGCGGCAGACAAGGCAGTGATCTCCCTGTATGCGCGTGGCCGCGACTACCACAAAGTCTTGCGCACCCGCCTGCAACAACTGGCTGAACGCATAGAAAAAGCCATAGGCCCGTTCGGTTACCGGGTCTTTACCGATTCTGCCCCTGTCATGGAAGTGGCGCTGGCGGCCAAGGCTGGCCTGGGCTGGCGTGGAAAACATAGTCTGTTACTCAGCCGCGAAGCTGGTTCGATGTTCTTTCTTGGTGAAATCCTGATCGACATCCCCTTGCCTGTTGATGAACCAGTCGGCCAGCACTGCGGGCAGTGCAGCGCCTGCATGGATGTCTGCCCGACCAAGGCCATCGTTGCACCATATACCGTCGATGCGCGCTTGTGCGTGTCTTACCTGACCATTGAATTGCACGGCAGCGTACCGGTGGAATTGCGCCCTCTGATAGGTAACCGGGTATATGGCTGCGATGATTGCCAGTTGGTCTGCCCCTGGAACAAGTTTGCCCAGGCTGCTGCTGTCGATGATTTTTCGGTTCGCAATGGTCTCGACAATGCCCGCATGGTGCATTTGTTTGCCTGGACGGAAGAACAATTCCTGCGCATGCTGGAGGGGAGCCCTATACGACGCATAGGGCATGAGCGCTGGTTGCGTAATATTGCGGTTGGGCTGGGGAATGCGGCGGTCAGCATGCGGGGAGATGCTGAGATCGTGGCGGCTTTACAGGCGCGGCTGGGTCATCCTTCTGAGATGGTGAGGGAGCATGTATTATGGGCGTTGAAACAGCATGGTAATTGA
- a CDS encoding AEC family transporter has translation MSIFTLLFPDFSLILIGFLLARHAHWGGHFWAGVEKIVYFIMFPALLFYTTSRTRFDLHATGHLLQVALITTACGMLLGWLAKFMFTTAPRIFESGVQTAFRFNSYIALAIASRLAGDQGTALMALLIGFLVPLCNMGAVYALAHNSGRLMKEIASNPLVVGTASGVLFSVLEIPMPEGIAATLSRLGNASIALGLLAVGAGMRLSGLREAKGIATYFLSVKLLALPLIALFLGRWLELPPLQLQIAVVFCALPTASSAYVLAARMGGNGPFVAFLISASTVLSVLTLPVWLSLVR, from the coding sequence ATGTCCATCTTCACCCTGCTCTTCCCCGACTTCAGCCTGATATTGATCGGTTTTCTGCTGGCACGTCATGCGCACTGGGGCGGACATTTTTGGGCCGGGGTGGAAAAGATCGTTTATTTCATCATGTTCCCGGCCCTGCTGTTTTATACGACATCGCGCACTCGCTTTGACTTGCATGCGACTGGCCATTTGCTGCAAGTCGCCCTGATCACAACCGCCTGCGGTATGTTGCTGGGCTGGCTGGCCAAGTTCATGTTTACCACGGCACCCAGGATATTTGAATCGGGTGTGCAAACCGCATTTCGTTTCAATTCCTACATCGCGCTGGCGATTGCCTCACGTCTCGCAGGTGACCAGGGTACCGCACTGATGGCCTTGTTGATAGGCTTTCTGGTACCGCTCTGTAATATGGGTGCGGTGTATGCACTGGCACACAATAGCGGCAGACTCATGAAAGAAATCGCCAGCAACCCGCTGGTCGTCGGCACCGCCAGCGGTGTCTTGTTCAGTGTGCTGGAAATACCCATGCCTGAAGGTATTGCCGCTACCCTGTCGCGGCTGGGCAATGCCTCAATCGCATTGGGCTTGCTCGCTGTTGGTGCTGGCATGCGCCTGTCTGGCCTGCGTGAGGCCAAGGGTATAGCCACCTACTTTTTATCGGTGAAACTGCTGGCCCTGCCCCTGATCGCTCTGTTCCTTGGCCGCTGGCTGGAATTGCCGCCGCTGCAATTGCAAATCGCCGTCGTCTTTTGCGCCCTGCCTACCGCATCGAGTGCTTATGTACTCGCAGCACGCATGGGCGGCAACGGGCCATTCGTGGCATTTCTGATTTCTGCCAGCACGGTGTTGTCGGTGCTGACTTTGCCGGTATGGTTGAGTTTGGTGCGCTAG
- a CDS encoding response regulator transcription factor yields the protein MLHIIDDEEVIRDSLSWLARSRQIAAHSYESAEKFLLALDKPLIFDSQGDCILLDVRMPGLTGINLFEMLAARQLTKRLPVIFLTGHGDVPMAVDTLKRGAFDFFEKPFNDNKLMDRVQEALAISRQAGSAALVHDRLASLSAREKEVLDLILLGKMNKVIADQLGISMRTVEVHRAHIFDKMQVKTAVELAGLLK from the coding sequence ATGCTACATATTATTGACGATGAAGAGGTCATACGTGACTCTTTATCATGGCTGGCCAGGTCCAGGCAGATCGCCGCACACAGCTATGAGAGTGCAGAAAAATTCCTGCTGGCCCTCGACAAACCCCTGATCTTTGACAGCCAGGGCGACTGCATCCTGCTGGACGTGCGCATGCCCGGCCTGACCGGCATCAATCTGTTTGAAATGCTGGCAGCCCGGCAATTGACCAAACGCCTGCCCGTGATTTTCCTGACTGGCCATGGCGATGTACCGATGGCAGTAGATACACTGAAGCGCGGTGCCTTTGATTTTTTTGAAAAACCCTTCAACGACAACAAGCTCATGGACAGAGTGCAGGAAGCCCTGGCCATCTCGCGCCAGGCAGGTTCTGCCGCGCTGGTCCATGACCGTCTTGCCAGCCTGTCTGCCCGGGAAAAAGAAGTGCTGGACCTGATCTTGCTGGGAAAAATGAACAAGGTCATCGCCGACCAGCTCGGTATCAGCATGCGCACGGTGGAAGTACACCGCGCCCATATCTTTGACAAAATGCAGGTCAAGACTGCAGTAGAGCTGGCGGGCTTGCTCAAGTAA
- a CDS encoding PAS domain S-box protein yields MKSLHRSQSWPNQKWRWIIPILLLLLFLSTLIWLPWQAQRMEANERQEQLIADSLWVEQAIQFQLNRNDEVLRQIGNEIKSAKLQKDAVLDRFRTILKNNREIQRIAWYDANNKLLVDTREVIPANNDRIPLPKFEFGELDVSEETVCMKPVLEINAKNAYLMHCQIPLIKDDHRVGSIMISYRMNAILEELVPWWFAQDNQITITDIDDRILAERSAGGSGKNVYTHSRAWELPSLTLVLRTNSIKTEPKLLSNLLVLSVILLSIGLIWSLLALWRDINRRLAAEGALRKQVTFRAAMENSLVTGLRARDMEGRLTYVNPAFCRMVGFPAEEIIGRMPPMPYWAPEAIEEYQQRFTQLLAGTVPSEGFETTYQHASGERIPVLIYESALIDEQGKQAGWMSSILDISELRRAQELTRQQEEKLHTSAKLATMGEIASMLAHELNQPLAAISSYTTGAVNLLQAGMIDRSLFQSALEKVNAQAQRAGQIIRSVHEFVKKREAAREPLQIADLIQSAMPLVELQAQASHVALQWKVRPKLPLVLADRVLLEQVLLNLTRNAIEAMQTTAPEKRILRVEAALDEDTQQIIVSVTDRGHGIPVEVAEKLFSPFFTTKSAGMGMGLNICRTAIEFHGGKLSHHENPAGGTIFQFAIPIQDYPSASS; encoded by the coding sequence ATGAAAAGCCTTCACCGTTCCCAATCCTGGCCCAATCAAAAGTGGCGCTGGATTATTCCCATCTTGCTGTTGTTGTTATTCTTGTCCACGCTGATCTGGTTACCGTGGCAGGCGCAGCGCATGGAAGCCAATGAGCGTCAGGAGCAACTGATCGCTGATTCGCTATGGGTGGAGCAGGCCATACAATTTCAGCTCAACCGCAATGACGAAGTCTTGCGCCAGATAGGCAATGAAATCAAATCGGCCAAGTTGCAAAAAGATGCCGTGCTTGATCGCTTTCGCACCATACTCAAGAACAACCGTGAAATCCAGCGCATCGCCTGGTATGACGCCAACAATAAATTGCTGGTCGATACCCGCGAGGTCATACCGGCGAACAATGACAGGATCCCCCTCCCCAAGTTTGAATTTGGCGAACTTGATGTCAGCGAAGAAACGGTGTGCATGAAGCCGGTTTTGGAAATCAATGCCAAGAATGCCTATCTCATGCATTGCCAGATCCCTCTGATCAAAGACGATCACCGGGTAGGCAGCATCATGATCAGTTACCGCATGAATGCCATCCTGGAAGAGCTGGTGCCCTGGTGGTTTGCCCAAGATAACCAGATCACCATCACCGACATTGACGACCGCATCCTGGCGGAGCGGAGCGCCGGTGGCAGCGGCAAAAACGTGTATACCCACAGCCGCGCCTGGGAATTACCCAGCCTGACCCTGGTCTTGCGCACCAACAGCATCAAAACCGAACCCAAGCTTTTGTCGAACTTGCTGGTATTGTCGGTCATCCTGTTATCAATAGGATTGATCTGGAGCCTGCTGGCCCTGTGGCGAGATATCAACCGGCGGCTGGCGGCAGAGGGGGCGCTGCGCAAGCAGGTAACCTTCCGCGCCGCCATGGAAAACTCCCTGGTCACCGGCTTGCGTGCACGCGACATGGAAGGCCGCCTGACTTATGTCAATCCGGCTTTTTGTCGCATGGTGGGTTTCCCGGCAGAAGAAATCATAGGGCGCATGCCGCCCATGCCTTACTGGGCACCTGAAGCAATAGAAGAATACCAGCAGCGCTTTACCCAGTTACTGGCGGGTACCGTGCCGTCCGAAGGTTTCGAGACGACATACCAGCATGCCAGCGGCGAGCGCATCCCGGTACTGATCTATGAATCTGCCCTCATCGATGAACAGGGTAAGCAAGCTGGCTGGATGAGCTCCATCCTTGATATCTCTGAGCTCAGGCGCGCCCAGGAACTGACTCGTCAGCAGGAAGAAAAGCTGCACACCAGCGCCAAACTGGCGACCATGGGTGAAATTGCCTCCATGCTCGCGCATGAGCTGAACCAGCCACTGGCAGCAATTTCCAGCTATACCACAGGGGCCGTCAACCTCTTGCAGGCGGGCATGATAGACCGCAGCCTGTTCCAAAGTGCGCTCGAAAAAGTCAATGCCCAGGCGCAGCGTGCAGGGCAAATCATACGCAGCGTGCATGAGTTCGTAAAAAAACGCGAAGCTGCCCGTGAGCCCCTGCAAATTGCCGACCTCATACAAAGTGCCATGCCGCTGGTAGAACTACAGGCGCAGGCCAGCCATGTCGCCCTGCAATGGAAGGTCAGGCCCAAGTTGCCACTGGTGCTGGCAGACAGGGTATTGCTGGAGCAAGTCTTGCTGAACCTGACCAGAAATGCCATAGAGGCCATGCAAACCACGGCACCTGAAAAACGTATACTACGGGTAGAGGCTGCGCTGGATGAAGACACACAGCAGATTATCGTCAGTGTGACTGACCGCGGTCACGGCATACCAGTAGAAGTGGCCGAGAAACTGTTTTCGCCATTTTTCACTACCAAGTCTGCAGGCATGGGCATGGGTTTGAACATTTGCCGCACTGCCATAGAATTCCACGGCGGCAAGCTCTCACATCATGAAAACCCTGCCGGTGGTACTATTTTCCAATTCGCTATACCTATACAAGACTATCCGAGCGCATCAAGTTAA
- a CDS encoding TRAP transporter substrate-binding protein, with translation MKLKSLLFSLVAASLVSGAAFAQAPIVIKFSHVVANDTPKGKAAERFKELAEKATKGRVKVELYPNSTLYKDKEELEALQLGAVQMLAPSLAKFGPLGVKEFEVFDLPYIFPSKDVLYAVTEGAIGKDLMKKLESKGITGLAFWDNGFKVMSSNKPMHLPADMKGQKLRIQSSKVLDAQMRALGANPQVLAFSEVYQALQTGVVDGTENPPSNLYTQKMHEVQKHVTVTNHGYLGYAVIVNKKFWDGLPADVRTQLDEAMKSATKYANAIAQQENDNSLEAVKKSGKTTVYVLTDKEKAEWRKALLPVQKDMEGRIGKDLIANVNKEAVKLGFK, from the coding sequence ATGAAATTGAAATCCCTGTTGTTTTCCCTGGTGGCGGCTTCTTTGGTGAGTGGCGCAGCATTCGCGCAAGCTCCCATTGTTATCAAATTCAGTCATGTTGTCGCAAATGACACACCAAAAGGCAAGGCTGCTGAGCGTTTTAAGGAATTGGCTGAAAAAGCCACCAAAGGCCGGGTTAAAGTTGAGCTTTATCCTAACAGTACCTTGTACAAGGATAAGGAAGAACTTGAAGCCCTGCAACTGGGGGCAGTGCAGATGCTGGCGCCTTCATTGGCCAAGTTTGGCCCTTTGGGCGTAAAAGAATTCGAAGTCTTCGATTTGCCTTATATTTTCCCATCAAAAGATGTGCTGTATGCCGTCACTGAAGGGGCAATCGGCAAGGATTTGATGAAAAAACTGGAGTCCAAGGGTATTACTGGCCTGGCATTTTGGGATAATGGTTTCAAAGTGATGTCCTCCAACAAACCCATGCACTTGCCAGCTGATATGAAGGGGCAAAAACTGCGCATACAATCTTCGAAAGTGCTGGATGCACAAATGCGTGCATTAGGTGCCAATCCACAGGTACTGGCTTTCTCTGAAGTGTATCAAGCGCTACAAACAGGTGTTGTTGATGGTACAGAGAACCCGCCATCCAATTTGTACACGCAAAAGATGCATGAAGTACAAAAGCATGTAACGGTGACCAATCATGGTTATCTGGGATATGCTGTCATTGTCAACAAGAAGTTCTGGGATGGTTTGCCAGCAGATGTGCGCACTCAACTGGATGAAGCGATGAAATCGGCAACCAAGTACGCCAACGCCATCGCTCAGCAAGAGAACGACAATTCGCTGGAAGCAGTCAAAAAATCTGGCAAAACCACAGTCTATGTTCTGACAGACAAAGAAAAAGCTGAATGGCGCAAAGCTTTGTTGCCAGTTCAGAAGGATATGGAAGGTCGCATAGGCAAGGATTTGATCGCCAATGTGAATAAAGAAGC